The following proteins come from a genomic window of Venturia canescens isolate UGA chromosome 4, ASM1945775v1, whole genome shotgun sequence:
- the kairos gene encoding uncharacterized protein kairos, with amino-acid sequence MIRKQSFATSLMTGAGEPQIIVEESGFGEEEAERRRNESPPRCLDPDSPSLDPYLLSPWRDTRKHSLPTPQCTSGITASQVRRLSERGGEGSGPSTKEAAFLATLSQAPAPQPGGRRHSVVTISKVPPTFFGRNTRRESIAAVPMGATRILPRRDSSSGLSGPPSNTGSSHNLQLDIMDDIAEIKTRKVRLKMWKTPSHERVCEVQPLEGNSMAQRYVQQQQRRFSDFVPTLPGSSSSSSSMRRRASELPRPSGSGAPAAGIVCSNTDLISILSSLTSSATEINRCGEETPAASAAGGKTLDQKRSRLKDFRSNSFDVSVLHGTGNKIVSAMSGAGGNGTAKTGAAPSPASGNWFANRHRPMWKKQRSQEHNLTQISFKFEKSKVMKTMKDSLLTRTNSLTREPLQPQGARHKVVWDDTRGTKVDAQVLGSAIEEFLTSQRGTESEAASTSAKPAVSPGKTKAGNSSKVTSWFAGGNKDEEQPENCEASICPSLKDLFVK; translated from the exons ATGATAAGAAAGCAATCTTTCGCTACGAGCTTAATGACCGGCGCTGGAGAGCCGCAAATAATCGTCGAGGAAAGTGGTTTCGGAGAAGAAGAAGCTGAACGACGGAGAAACGAATCGCCGCCTCGTTGCCTGGATCCGGATTCCCCGTCGTTGGACCCTTATCTACTCTCGCCTTGGCGCGACACGCGAAAACATTCCTTGCCCACTCCGCAATGCACGTCCGGTATCACCGCGTCGCAG GTGCGACGCCTCAGCGAGCGCGGCGGTGAGGGCTCTGGTCCGTCAACAAAAGAAGCAGCTTTTCTAGCAACTTTGTCACAAGCCCCGGCACCCCAGCCGGGAGGACGTCGTCATTCGGTCGTTACGATCTCAAAAGTACCGCCGACCTTTTTCGGACGTAATACTCGTCGCGAATCAATCGCCGCTGTTCCTATGGGAGCCACGAGGATACTTCCTCGTCGTGATTCCTCCTCAGGGTTATCCGGACCACCCAGTAATACTGGCAGCTCGCACAATCTTCAGTTGGACATAATGGACGATATAGCGGAAATAAAAACACGAAAG GTGCGtttaaaaatgtggaaaacaCCGTCCCACGAGAGAGTCTGCGAGGTGCAGCCCCTGGAAGGAAACAGTATGGCTCAGCGTTACGTGCAGCAACAGCAGCGACGTTTTTCGGACTTTGTTCCAACATTACCGGgctcgtcgtcgtcctcgagTTCGATGAGAAGACGAGCATCGGAGTTGCCGAGGCCATCCGGGAGCGGAGCGCCAGCGGCGGGGATAGTTTGCTCGAATACCGATTTGATATCGATTTTAAGTTCGCTGACATCATCGGCAACGGAGATAAATCGTTGCGGGGAGGAAACCCCGGCGGCGAGTGCTGCCGGGGGGAAGACGTTGGACCAGAAGCGGAGTCGGTTGAAGGACTTTCGCTCCAACAGTTTCGACGTTTCGGTGCTGCACGGCACCGGAAATAAGATTGTGTCGGCGATGAGCGGCGCCGGTGGCAACGGGACCGCGAAAACCGGCGCTGCTCCGAGTCCAGCGTCGGGGAATTGGTTCGCCAATCGGCACCGACCGATGTGGAAGAAGCAACGGAGTCAAGAGCACAATCTGACGCAAATAAGcttcaaattcgaaaaatcaaaagtcatgaaaacGATGAAGGACAGCCTACTGACGAGAACGAATTCCCTTACGAGGGAGCCGCTCCAGCCGCAAGGCGCGAGACACAAGGTCGTCTGGGACGACACACGAGGCACTAAAGTCGACGCGCAAGTACTCGGCTCCGCGATCGAAGAATTCCTCACGTCCCAACGAGGGACCGAGAGCGAAGCAGCCTCTACGAGCGCAAAGCCTGCGGTCTCGCCGGGCAAAACTAAAGCCGGAAACAGCAGCAAAGTCACCAGCTGGTTCGCCGGCGGCAACAAGGACGAGGAGCAGCCAGAAAATTGCGAAGCTTCGATCTGCCCGTCCTTGAAAGATTTATTTGTTAAATAG